The window GCATACTGAGACTAAACTGCTGCTAGGTTGTCTCGGCGTGTTCTGTGTTCGCTCTCTGGAGGCCTTCTCCTGGCAACCGTTCATCCACGTCGTGACTGACTGATTAGTGACAACGTTTACACGCACACCAATATCCCGTTAGCATTCAGgatactcaagtattctgtttttgagttgacaCATGTTAACATCATATCCCGTTTTACAATAACCCGAAAAAGCTTGTGTCCCGGTTATTTGAAACCCGGATAAGATGCCTGGGATATGCTGATCTTAGACgggatactgtggcatgtaaacatcttatccCATTTACTGTTGTTTTTCGAGGTGTTGTGATGtttatctgattgtcaaacaaatcacttcaaaaagtgcttccaatcgtttttccaccataaatttttcacatagggaattttagaaacacttaaaataaggtctgtgtttcgtgtaggcttaccctggcgtgacgttttggtAACATGTAAATccctctcggacaaggtgacttttatcaatatattatgCTCAATTTACTCTCAGATTTCGAAAATgcaaattagcatcaaagtagacatcatgcaaaactacaaatccctgcaagcttctgcacgtcatctctagctgacaccttttctaacaggtattgtgtcaatttaaaacttgcacaagacagttcacagtcCAGATTACcatggcatttgtagttatttatgatggccacattagcagctaattagcatttcattattgggggggtaaatacaggcaaatatattgataaaagtcaccttgtcctagagataTTTACACGGTcttcaaaacgtcacgccagggtaagtcTACACGGAACAGataccttattttaagtgtttctaaaataccCTATGGAAAAAATAAATAGTgtaaaattattttatttttttaaccatttccttgtttgaccgctaggttttatgggtattattactcatactgtggtactctattcacGGGTCGCTATGGAGGAGTTTTAGTTCCTGATTCAAAGGGAATACAGTGACATCTCCCTCCGAGCGTTAAAACTCACGGTAAGCTGATTCATTAAAAACAAATATcaatccaggttggatgtgacaggagAGATGAGGTGCTCACGCTGTCAACCACGCTggactgactttgagaagctcggACGTGACATGCATCAAGctttagtggtggtgagataagcgAAATTattgtcagactaatttgcaatgGACTGTCATAGCCCCGCATTTAAAAGTAtatgatggtgagttgagaatacaattagaaatactgttagaatgttttgcaattgACAGCCATAGCACCAATGTTGGGGTTTGtgagaattttcagatatcaaaatggggtcgtgggccAAAAAAAGTTTGGCAACACCtgtactattccatttaacccatattAACTTAAATGAGGAGTATTCTGTTTATTCATGGACACAGGGATACTCATGAGAGGGATATCAAAGGTCCATGTAAAAAGCTTGTCCCCAATAAGACCTTAAACAGGATATGAGCTACTGTCTGGAACACTGTGGGCAACGTCGACGTGGTCAGTTACTGAGCACTGTtctagactgacagacagaccgacacagACAAGATGGCCGTACTATGATGGGGTGCGTTCAGAAATGTGTTCTTTTGATAGAAGATGTGTTCGTTTTGATCACTCCCAATCTCTCATTCCATGTCCTAATGAACAGATCTGTTCTGCTTGTTTCCTGACGTTGGGCATGTGGAAAGGAGATCGCTGTCCTGTCTAGAGTCCCATCAGTATTTAAATGGGTCTGTGCTCTGATTTTATAATGAGCTGAGTGAAGGGAATAAGCTTTTTAGAGTAGAATTCTGTATCCGATCTGTATCATTCCCACGCAGCCTACCAAGTGTGTGCTGAGGCTTGTTGTATTTAGTAGGTATCAGTTTTAACATGGTGTGGGTGGTTGGGTGTGGGTGGTTGGGTGTGGGTTGGTGCTAATGCGTGTCCCTTCTCCAGAGCAGGTGGTTAAACTGTGGTTGATGACAACATGGGTTTGGTGCTCCAGGGGCTGGTAACATAATATTTATTAGCTTAGAGTCTGATCAACATGCAGACTGATCACTTCATTAAGTCATAACCATCATTATGGCTTATGTTAATTGGGAAATGTGCATTACTAGGGAATTATACAAAACCATCTTTACCAGTTCAACACACTAGGCTAGCAATCCATGTAACTGTTGAGTACCAACTGGGACTAAATCCTACAGccgctctctctccgtctgtctctgtcctgtgtGAATATCTGGCCAGAGGGGAGTCAAAGAACAGTGAGCACTTGACCAGAGGTGTTATaatttggaaaataaatacatgtgactctggatgactaCATAATGTTTGTTTCAAatattagggctgttttcctaaataagttaaatccgcttcgtgttttgtttccttgccacgatactaacgtcCCGGCCCTAACCAGAGGGGAGTGAAAGAATCAGATTCTCATATGACCCCGTTTTCAGCATAACTAGCCCAAAATAGGTCTTCTGAAATCACAGAACTAGTTTGAGGTTCTTCTGTTTCAGCGGCACAGTGTGCATGTCTTACCATGGGTGATACACTGATACTTCTATTATGATGACAATGGACACATGATCCACACTATTGAGACTTTTCAGAGCACAGTCAATCAATGGGACATCCATCTGTCTCCAACTGGTTCAATACAGTAGAAGAATTGCATCATTTGGAGAGGACTGTCCTGTATTCGTATCAGCTAGACCTCTTTAGAACACCTGATCCTCTGTCTGTCCCCTGATAGGATGACTAGTTCCTAGAGCAGGTCATGAGGCCCGGTGGGGGTTGATCTCTTCATTTTCCCCTCCCTGACAGACTCACAGCTAGAGATTAGATTAGGGAAGGAAGACTCACGGTGCTGCTGGGACTGGGAGTGGCCTGTTGTGTGTCTCATAGCACCCTATTCTCTCTCTAGGGCATTACTTtttaccagggtccatagggttagggtccatagtgttagggcCCATAGTGTTAGGGCCCATAGTGTTAGGGCCCATAGTGTTAGGGcccatagtgttagggtccatagtgttagggcccatagggctagggtccatagtgttagggtccatagtgttagggtccatagtgttagggtccatagtgttagggtccatagtgttagggcCCATAGTGTTAGGGCCCATAGTGctagggtccatagtgttagggcccatagggctctggtcaaaagtagtgcattatatagggaatagggtgccattctctggtctaaagtagtgcattatatagggaatagggtgccattctctggtctaaagtagtgcactatatagggaatagggtgccattctctggtctaaagtagtgcactatatagggaatagggtgccattctctggtctaaagtagtgcactatatagggaatagggtgccattctctggtctaaagtagtgcactatatagggaatagggttccattctctggtctaaagtagtgcactatatagggaatagggtgccattctctggtctaaagtagtgctctatatagggaatagggtgccattctctggtctaaagtagtgcactatatagggaatagggtgccattctctggtctaaagtagtgcactatatagggaatagggtgccattctctggtctaaagtagtgtactatatagggaatagggtgccattctctggtctaaagtagtgcactatatagggaataggtgccattctctggtctaaagtagtgcactatatagggaatagggtgccattctctggtctaaagtagtgtactatatagggaatagggtgccattctctggtctaaagtagtgtactatatagggaatagggtgccattctctggtctaaagtagtgtactatatagggaatagggtgccattctctggtctaaagtagtgtactatatagggaatagggtgccatttgggacgcagcctagtCTTTCAGGTCCAGCTCTCCCACCCTTCGGACTGGATGGGGCTGGCTCAGTGGCTGAGCCTCCAGTGTTCCCCTAGCCGTACACTGTGTCCCCTTGCCTCTGTAGCTCTGGGCAAAAGTTTccctaggatcagcttcccctgcCCCAATCTTAATCtcaaccattagtggggaaaatgcaacactgacccaagatcagcatctaggggcgaCCTTACACCGGCTCTGTACGGAGACAGGCTAGGCTGGGTCCCCTCCCCTCTGGCCTGGCTGGGTCCCCTCCCCTCTGGCCCCTCTGGCCTGGCTGGGTCCCCTCCCCTCTGGCCCCTCTGGCCTGGCTGGGTCCCCTCCCCTCTGGCCTGGCTGGGTCCCCTCCCCTCTGGCCTGGCTGGGTCCCCTCCCCTCTGGCCCCTCTGGCCTGGCTGGGTCCCCTCCCCTCTGGCCCCTCTGGCCTGGCTGGGTCCCCTCCCCTCTGGCCTGGCTGGGTCCCCTCCCCTCTGGCCCCTCTGGCCTGGCTGGGTCCCCTCCCCTCTGGCCTGGCTGGGTCCCCTCCCCTCTGGCCCCTCTGGCCTGGCTGGGTCCCCCCCCTCTGGCCTGGCTGGGTCCCCTCCCCTCTGGCCCCTCTGGCCTGGCTGGGTCCCCTCCCCTCTGGCCCCTCTGGCCTGGCTGGGTCCCCTCCCCTCTGGCCCCTCTGGCCTGGCTGGGTCCCCTCCCCTCTGGCCCCTCTGGCCTGGCTGGGTCCCCTCCCCTCTGGCCCCTCTGGCCTGGCTGGGTCCCCTCCCCTCTGGCCCCTCTGGCCTGGCTGGGTCCCCTCCCCTCTGGCCCCTCTGGCCTGGCTGGGTCCCCTCCCCTCTGGCCCCTCTGGCCTGGCTGGGTCCCCTCCCCTCTGGCCTGGCTGGGTCCCCTCCCCTCTGGCCTGGCTGGGTCCCCTCCCCTCTGGCCTGGCTGGGTCCCCTCCCCTCTGGCCTAGGCTGGGTCCCCTCCCCTCTGGCCTGGCTGGGTCCCCTCCCCTCTGGCCCCTCTGGCCTGGCTGGGTCCCCTCCCTCTGGCCTGGCTGGGTCCCTCCCCTCTGGCCTGGCTGGGTCCCCTCCCCTCTGGCCCCTCTGGCCTGGCTGGGTCCCCTCCCCTCTGGCCTGGCTGGGTCCCCTCCCCTCTGGCCCCTCTGGCCTGGCTGGGTCCCCTCCCCTCTGGCCTGGCTGGGTCCCCTCCCCTCTGGCCCCTCTGGCCTGGCTGGGTCCCCTCCCCTCTGGCCCCTCTGGCCTGGCTGGGTCCCCTCCCTCTGGCCCCTCTGGCCTGGCTGGGTCCCCTCCCCTCTGGCCTGGCTGGGTCCCCTTCCCTCTGGCCCCTCTGGCCTGGCTGGGTCCCCTCCCCTCTGGCCCCTCTGGCCTAGGCTGGGTCCCCTCCCCTCTGGCCTGGCTGGGTCCCCTCCCCTCTGGCCTGGCTGGGTCCCCTCCCCTCTGGCCCCTCTGGCCTGGCTGGGTCCCCTCCCCTCTGGCCCCTCTGGCCTGGCTGGGTCCCCTCCCCTCTGGCCCCTCTGGCCTGGCTGGGTCCCCTCCCCTCTGGCCCCTCTGGCCTGGCTGGGTCCCCTCCCCTCTGGCCCCTCTGGCCTGGCTGGGTCCCCCTCCCCTCTGGCCTGGCTGGGTCCCCTCCCCTCTGGCCCCTCTGGCCTGGCTGGGTCCCCTCCCCTCTGGCCCCTCTGGCCTGGCTGGGTCCCCTCCCCTCTGGCCCCTCTGGCCTGGCTGGGTCCCCTCCCCTCTGGCCCCTGTGGCCTGGCTGGGTCCCCTCCCCTCTGGCCCCTCTGGCCTGGCTGGGTCCCCTCCCCTCTGGCCCCTCTGGCCTGGCTGGGTCCCCTCCCCTCTGGCCCCTCTGGCCTGGCTGGGTCCCCTCCCCTCTGGCCCCTCTGGCCTGGCTGGGTCCCCTCCCCTCTGGCCTGGCTGGGTTCCTCTTGCCTCAGTCTTGGTCCCCCCGCATGCCACGGTGACACCTGAGATGTGTGGAGGGAGGCTGTGCTGGGCTCATACTTTATTCAgccctctgatctctctcttcatTATGAGTGGACTGTGTGACAGGCTTGACTAAAACCTAGTCATCtgctcccccaggtacagactattacTCTGCTCCCCCAGGTACATACAATTaccctcccctctgctcccccagGTACATACAATTaccctcccctctgctcccccaggtacagactattatctgctcccccaggtacagactattaccctactcccccaggtacagactattatctgctcccccaggtacagactattaccctactcccccaggtacagactattatCTGCTCCCCCATGTACAGACTATTACCCTGCCTTCCtactcccccaggtacagactattaccctactcccccaggtacagactattatctgctcccccaggtacagactattaccctactcccccaggtacagactattaccctactcccccaggtacagactattatctgctcccccaggtacagactattaccCTGCTCTTCtgctcccccaggtacagactattaccctactcccccaggtacagactattaccctactcccccaggtagagactattaccctactcccccaggtacagactattactctgctcccccaggtacagactattaccctactcccccaggtacagactattactctgctcccccaggtacagactattaccctgctcccccaggtacagactatttctctgctcccccaggtacagactattaccTGCTCCCCCAGGTATAGACTATTaccctactcccccaggtacagactattaccttgctcccccaggtacagactattagCCTACTCCCCCAGGTACAGCCTATTAGCCtactcccccaggtacagactattagcctactcccccaggtacagactattagcctactcccccaggtacagactattagcctactcccccaggtacagactattaccctgctcccccaggtacagactattacccccaggtacagactattaccctactcccccaggtacagactattaatctgctcccccaggtacagactattaacctgctcccccaggtacagactattaccctgctcccccaggtacagactattaccctgctcccccaggtacagactattaccttgctcccccaggtacagactattaccctactcccccaggtacagactattaccctactcccccaggtacagactattaccctactcccccaggtacagactattaccctactcccccaggtacagactattacccccaggtacagactattaccctactcccccaggtacagactattagCCTGCTCTCtgctcccccaggtacagactattagccttcccccaggtacagactattagcctactcccccaggtacagactattagcatactcccccaggtacagactattaccctactcccccaggtacagactattactctgctcccccaggtacagactgttaccctactcccccaggtacagactattatctgctcccccaggtacagactattaccctactcccccaggtacagactattactctgctcccccaggtacagactattaccctactcccccaggtacagactattaccctactcccccaggtacagactattaccctactcccccaggtacagactatttctctgctcccccaggtacagactattaccctgctcccccaggtacagactattaccctactcccccaggtacagactattaccttgctcccccaggtacagaatattaccctactcccccaggtacagactattagcctactcccccaggtacagactattagcctactcccccaggtacagactattagcctactcccccaggtacagactattatcctactcccccaggtacagactattaaactgctcccccaggtacagactattactctgctcccccaggtacagactattatctgctcccccaggtacagactattaccctactcccccaggtacagactattatctgctcccccaggtacagactattaccctactcccccaggtacagactattatctgctcccccaggtacagactattagcctactcccccaggtacagactattaaactgctcccccaggtacagactattaccctactcccccaggtacagactattacccccaggtacagactattaccCTACTCCCCAAGGTACAGACTATTAACCtgctcccccaggtacagactattaacctgctcccccaggtacagactattaccctgctcccccaggtacagactattaccttgctcccccaggtacagactattaccttgctcccccaggtacagactattaccttgctcccccaggtacagactattaccttgctcccccaggtacagaatattaccctactcccccaggtacagactattaccctactcccccaggtacagactattaccctactccccccaggtacagactattaccctactcccccaggtacagactattacccccaggtacagactattaccctactcccccaggtacagactattaccctgctctctgctcccccaggtacagactattagccttcccccaggtacagactattagcctactcccccaggtacagactattagcctactcccccaggtacagactattagCCTGCTCTCtgctcccccaggtacagactattaccctactcccccaggtacagactattctctgctcccccaggtacagactattaccctactcccccaggtacagactattagCCTGCTCTCtgctcccccaggtacagactattaccctactcccccaggtacagactattaccctactcccccaggtacagactattaccTTGCTCCCCCAGGTACAGAATATTACCCTACtccccccaggtacagactattaccttgctcccccaggtacagaatattaccctactcccccaggtacagactattaccctactcccccaggtacagactattagcctactcccccaggtacagactattagcctactcccccaggtacagactattagcctactcccccaggtacagactattagcctactcccccaggtacagactattagcctactcccccaggtacagactattagcctactcccccaggtacagactattactctgctcccccaggtacagactattagcctactcccccaggtacagactattaacctgctcccccaggtacagactattagcctacgcccccaggtacagactattacactgctcccccaggtacagactattaccctactcccccaggtacagactattatctgctcccccaggtacagactattacccccaggtacagactattaccctactcccccaggtacagactattaacctgctcccccaggtacagactattaccctactcccccaggtacagactattaccctactcccccaggtacagactattaccctactcccccaggtacagactattaccctactcccccaggtacagactattaccctactcccccaggtacagactattaccctactcccccaggtacagactattacccccaggtacagactattaccctactcccccaggtacagactattaccctactcccccaggtacactattaccctactcccccaggtacagactattaccctactcccccaggtacagactattagccttcccccaggtacagactattaccctactcccccaggtacagactattagccttcccccaggtacagactattaccctactcccccaggtacagactattagccttcccccaggtacagactattacccaactcccccaggtacagactattacccaactcccccaggtacagactattagcctactcccccaggtacagactattagcctactcccccaggtacagactattaccctactcccccaggtacagactattatctgctcccccaggtacagactattagcctactcccccaggtacagactattaaactgctcccccaggtacagactattaccctactcccccaggtacagactattacccccaggtacagactattaccCTACTCCCCAAGGTACAGACTATTAACCtgctcccccaggtacagactattaacctgctcccccaggtacagactattaccctgctcccccaggtacagactattaccttgctcccccaggtacagactattaccttgctcccccaggtacagactattaccttgctcccccaggtacagactattaccttgctcccccaggtacagaatattaccctactcccccaggtacagactattaccctactcccccaggtacagactattaccctactcccccaggtacagactattaccctactccccaggtacagactattacccccaggtacagactattaccctactccccaggtacagactattaccctgctctctgctcccccaggtacagactattagccttcccccaggtacagactattagcctactcccccaggtacagactattagcctactcccccaggtacagactattagCCTGCTCTCtgctcccccaggtacagactattaccctactcccccaggtacagactattctctgctcccccaggtacagactattaccctactcccccaggtacagactattagCCTGCTCTCtgctcccccaggtacagactattaccctactcccccaggtacagactattaccctactcccccaggtacagactattaccttgctcccccaggtacagaatattaccctactcccccaggtacagactattaccttgctcccccaggtacagaatattaccctactcccccaggtacagactattaccctactcccccaggtacagactattaccctactcccccaggtacagactattagcctactcccccaggtacagactattagcctactcccccaggtacagactattagcctactcccccaggtacagactattagcctactcccccaggtacagactattagcctactcccccaggtacagactattagcctactcccccaggtacagactattagcctactcccccaggtacagactattagcctactcccccaggtacagactattggcctactcccccaggtacagactattagcctactcccccaggtacagactattactctgctcccccaggtacagactattaccctactcccccaggtacagactattagCCTGCTCTCtgctcccccaggtacagactattagcctactcccccaggtacagactattactctgctcccccaggtacagactattaccctactcccccaggtacagactattagCCTGCTCTCtgctcccccaggtacagactattaacctgctcccccaggtacagactattaccctactcccccaggtacagactattaccctactcccccaggtacagactattaccctactccccaggtacagactattaccctactcccccagttacagactattaccctactcccccaggtacagactattaccctactcccccaggtacagactattactctgctcccccaggtacagactattaccctactcccccaggtacagactattaccctactcccccaggtacagactattaccctactcccccaggtacagactatttACTCTTGTACACCTCAAAATCGTATTGCAAAGCCTACAACAGACTGTAAAAACGGTCAATTACAGAGTTAGTTAGCATTAGTTAATTGCGATTAATCACAATTTATCAATTTGCTCAAATATGGCCCTAAATAACGATTTGTTTAATTTAAAAAGCAGTGCATTGAGGTACAGGAATACTATGCTTTGGTTAAAAGGGACAGAAACACCAAATGATCTCCATCAGAATGTTTTAATAACACAGAAGTCACCAACATACAGCTATTAATGCTCCCAATGTTAAAGTAttcctactccctcttatcaatgttaaaGTATGCCTACTCCTTTTTATCAATGTTAAAGTatgcctactccctcttatcaatgttaaagtatgcctactccctcttatcaatgttaaagtatgcctactccctcttatcaatgttaaagtatgcctactccctcttatcaatgttaaaGTAttcctactccctcttatcaatgttaaaGTATGCCTACTCCTTCTTATCAATGTTAAAGTatgcctactccctcttatcaatgttaaaGTATGCCTACTCCTTCTTATCAATGTTAAAGTatgcctactccctcttatcaatgttaaagtatgcctactccc is drawn from Coregonus clupeaformis isolate EN_2021a chromosome 25, ASM2061545v1, whole genome shotgun sequence and contains these coding sequences:
- the LOC121539728 gene encoding collagen alpha-1(I) chain-like produces the protein MDGGARLDGMDGGARLDGMDGGARLDGMDGGARLDGMDGGARLDGMDGGARLDGMDGGARLDGMDGGARLDGMDGGARTLLSAQRQRQAVTLGGRTGDQKMEKEQAIQVRIQKIHPSIEGITVSPWHAGGPRLRQEEPSQARGEGTQPGQRGQRGGDPARPEGPEGRGPSQARGARGEGTQPGQRGQRGGDPARPQGPEGRGPSQARGARGEGTQPGQRGQRGGDPARPEGPEGRGPSQARGEGDPARPEGPEGRGPSQARGARGEGTQPGQRGQRGGDPARPEGPEGRGPSQARGARGEGTQPGQRGGDPARPEGRGPSLGQRGQRGGDPARPEGPEGRGPSQARGEGTQPGQRGQREGTQPGQRGQRGGDPARPEGPEGRGPSQARGEGTQPGQRGQRGGDPARPEGRGPSQARGARGEGTQPGQRGGTQPGQREGTQPGQRGQRGGDPARPEGRGPSLGQRGGDPARPEGRGPSQARGEGTQPGQRGGDPARPEGPEGRGPSQARGARGEGTQPGQRGQRGGDPARPEGPEGRGPSQARGARGEGTQPGQRGQRGGDPARPEGPEGRGPSQARGARGEGTQPGQRGGTQPGQRGQRGGDPARPEGRGPSQARGARGEGTQPGQRGGDPARPEGPEGRGPSQARGARGEGTQPGQRGGDPARPEGRGPSQARGARGEGTQPGQRGQRGGDPARPEGRGPSLACLRTEPV